The sequence AGCGAGCTCGACCCCGCCTTCACCGTCGCCGAACACCTGCGGGAGCGGGCCCTGCTCCAGCGGCGCTACGGCGGTTCCCTGCGCGCCCTGCTCCGCCCGCGCGCCGAGCGCGCCGCCGCGGCACGGGCCCGGATCGACGAGGCGCTGGACGCCGCCGGACTCGACCCCGCCGCCCTGCCCAAGGCCGAGCGGACCTCCGTACGGGATCTGGAGCGGCTCGAATCACTGCGGCTGTCCATCGCCCTGGCACTGATCGGCCGACCCCGGCTGCTCGCCGTCGACGACACCGATCTCAAGCTGTCCGACGCCGAACGCGCCGAGGCATGGGACCTGCTGCGTTCGATCGCCGCCGGCGGGACGACGGTGCTCGCCGTGTGCAGCGAGGCCCCCGAGGACGCGCTCGTCGTGCGTACCGGCACCACCACCGAGGAGAGGACGGCCGATGCGTTCGCCGAAACTGGCCGCGCTTGAACTCAAGCGGTTCGGCAGGGGGAAGCTGCCGGCGGCCGCGCTGGTGGCCCTTCTGCTGCTGCCTCTGCTGTACGGAGCCCTGTACCTCTGCTCGTTCTGGGATCCGTACGGGCGCCTCGACAAGCTGCCCGTCGCCCTGGTCAACAACGACAAGGGGGCGAGTGCCGGGGGCAAGCGCATCGCGGCGGGTGACGAGATCACCGGCAAGCTGCGGGACTCCGAGATCTTCCAGTGGCACGAGGTCAGCTCCGCCGAGGCCCACAAGGGCGTCGAGGACGGGACGTACTACCTCTCGCTGACCATGCCGTCCGACTTCAGCAGCAGGATCGCGTCCAGCGGCGGGGACTCCCCCGAGACGGGCGCCCTTCAGGTTCGGACGAACGACGCCAACAACTACATCGTCGGGCAGATCTCCCGCTCGGTGTTCTCCGAGGTGCGCACCGCCGCCTCCACGAACGCCTCGCGGGGCTTCCTGGACCGGATCTTCATCAACTTCTCCGACCTCCACGGTCAGACCGAGAAGGCCGCCAAGGGCGCCGACGACCTCAAGGGCGGTATCTCCAAGGCCAAGAAGGGCTCCAAGGACCTCGCGGACGGCCTCAAGGACTCCAAGGCGGGCAGCAAGCGGCTGTCCGACGGGATCGTCACGCTCAACCAGGGCGCGAGCGACCTCGAAGCGGGCTCCCGGCAGGTCGCCGACGGCACCCAGGCACTCGCCGACAAGGTCAACGGCATCGCCGGCGACGTCCGCCCGTTCCTGAAGGACAACGGAAAGGCGATCGGCGACACGGCCCGGCTGGTCGCCGACTCCTCGCAGACCGTACGGGACAACCTCGACCTGCTCGTGGAGGCCGCCCCCACCGCGGCCGGCGCCGCCCACACGGCCTCCGACGACCTCGCCGAGGTCTACCGCGCCCGGTGCGAGGAACAGCCGCTCCCCGACGACCCCACGGTCTGCCCGCCGCTGAAGCGGGCCAGGACCGCGGCGGCCGATGTGGCGAAGGTCGCCGACGACGTGAACGCACTGGTCACCCATCAGAACGGGGACCTCAAGAAGCTGCGCGGACAGCTGGCCACCCTTCAGGAGCAGGCCGACGCGCTCGCGAAGCGCTCACCGACCCTGGACACGGACCTGGAGTCCGCCGTCACGAAGATCAACGCGCTCAACACCGGTGCCCACAAGGTCGCCAAGGGCGCCGACGCGCTGCACACCGGACTGGGCACGGCCAAGACCGGATCCGCCGATCTGGACA is a genomic window of Streptomyces sp. NBC_01237 containing:
- a CDS encoding YhgE/Pip domain-containing protein, translating into MRSPKLAALELKRFGRGKLPAAALVALLLLPLLYGALYLCSFWDPYGRLDKLPVALVNNDKGASAGGKRIAAGDEITGKLRDSEIFQWHEVSSAEAHKGVEDGTYYLSLTMPSDFSSRIASSGGDSPETGALQVRTNDANNYIVGQISRSVFSEVRTAASTNASRGFLDRIFINFSDLHGQTEKAAKGADDLKGGISKAKKGSKDLADGLKDSKAGSKRLSDGIVTLNQGASDLEAGSRQVADGTQALADKVNGIAGDVRPFLKDNGKAIGDTARLVADSSQTVRDNLDLLVEAAPTAAGAAHTASDDLAEVYRARCEEQPLPDDPTVCPPLKRARTAAADVAKVADDVNALVTHQNGDLKKLRGQLATLQEQADALAKRSPTLDTDLESAVTKINALNTGAHKVAKGADALHTGLGTAKTGSADLDTGVGKLKTGADNLDGGLFRLGDGSATLAQGLNDGVGKIPDYDKKDRDARTGVMADPVQLASKSLHAAPNYGTGFAPYFIPLSLWVGAMVAYMLIQPLNRRALAAGASAWRIAFAGWLPVAAIGVLQVAALMSVLHWGLGLQMAHAAGTIGFLALVTCCFAAIVQWLNARFGAAGRILVLAVLMLQLTSAGGTYPVETSPGFFGAIHPYLPMSYVVDALRRLITGGGLGPVWQGCAVLLAFTAGALALTALSARRKQVWTLDRLHPELSL
- a CDS encoding ATP-binding cassette domain-containing protein, encoding MDSPHGAAVGAEDFGLKGPRGWAFRGVDITAAPGALVAIEGPSGSGRTCLLLALTGRMRPSEGHAETGGLSLPSKAAAVRRISALGPVPGVSELDPAFTVAEHLRERALLQRRYGGSLRALLRPRAERAAAARARIDEALDAAGLDPAALPKAERTSVRDLERLESLRLSIALALIGRPRLLAVDDTDLKLSDAERAEAWDLLRSIAAGGTTVLAVCSEAPEDALVVRTGTTTEERTADAFAETGRA